A single region of the Vicia villosa cultivar HV-30 ecotype Madison, WI linkage group LG4, Vvil1.0, whole genome shotgun sequence genome encodes:
- the LOC131596134 gene encoding uncharacterized protein LOC131596134, whose translation MANSSKRVLITSNGDDISHGIAFHLAKQGCRLVLMGNAIRLESVARKITDSVAVHVVELDLENDDESVFHHAVDKACKILGKLDAFVNCYSYEGKVQDHLELAESEYKKIVKINFMAPWFLLKAVGQRMRNFNTGGSIVFLTSIMGSERGLYPGAAAYASALGGVQQLVRASAMEIGKYQIRVNAIARGLHLDDEFPLSVGRERAEKLVKEAAPLERWLDAKNDLASTVIYLISDGSRYMTGTTIFVDGAQSITRPRMRSFM comes from the exons ATGGCGAATTCAAGTAAGAGAGTGCTGATCACCTCAAACGGCGACGATATTTCCCACGGCATTGCTTTCCATTTAGCCAAACAAGGATGCAG GTTGGTTTTGATGGGAAACGCGATCAGATTAGAGAGTGTTGCACGGAAAATAACGGATTCTGTTGCTGTGCATGTGGTTGaattggatttggaaaatgatgatgaATCGGTTTTTCATCATGCTGTTGATAAGGCTTGTAAGATTTTGGGGAAATTGGATGCTTTTGTTAATTGTTACTCTTATGAAG GGAAGGTGCAAGATCATCTCGAGTTAGCTGAGAGCGAGTACAAAAAGATTGTTAAGATAAATTTTATGGCTCCGTGGTTTTTGTTAAAGGCTGTTGGCCAAAGGATGCGGAACTTCAACACTGGAGGGTCCATTGTATTTTTAACATCGATAATGGGTTCTGAGAGAGGGCTTTATCCAGGAGCTGCTGCATATGCCTCAGCCTTGGGTGGAGTTCAACAGTTAGTTCGG GCATCAGCTATGGAGATAGGGAAGTACCAGATCAGAGTTAACGCTATTGCACGAGGCCTTCACCTGGATGATGAATTCCCATTATCAGTGGGAAGGGAAAGGGCAGAGAAGTTAGTGAAGGAGGCAGCACCACTTGAGAGATGGCTTGATGCTAAGAACGATCTTGCCTCTACAGTCATCTATCTAATCAGTGATGGGTCACGTTACATGACAGGAACAACTATATTTGTTGATGGAGCACAGTCTATAACTAGGCCTAGGATGCGCTCCTTTATGTGA
- the LOC131600406 gene encoding glucan endo-1,3-beta-glucosidase — translation MEKTSLISLTSTPNAILLLLALTIFQEVHGIGVNYGTIANNLPPPSQVAKFLLHSTIINKVRIFDANHEILHAFADTGIEITITIPNDQIPNITNLTLAQQWIKTNVQPFIPSTNIVRVLVGNEVLSTANKLLITSLVPAMQTLHIALVSASLDSFIKVSTPHSLGILSNSSPPSSARFRQGYDIHVLKPMLRFLKDSNSPFIVNPYPFFACTSSNLDFVVFRANSGFFDEYTNLKYTNMFDAQLDAVYSAMKVLGFEDVEIVIGETGWPSMGDSDQIGVDTKSASDYNGNLIRHVTSGEGTPLMPNRTFDTYVFGLFNENLKPGPLCERNFGIFWPNMSLVYDVPIMRNNVDVANNHSKALLSIMIALNFLIGFWA, via the exons ATGGAGAAAACATCTCTTATATCTTTAACTTCAACACCTAATGCAATTTTATTGCTCCTTGCTTTAACTATTTTCCAAG AAGTGCATGGAATTGGTGTTAATTATGGCACAATAGCAAACAATCTTCCACCACCATCACAAGTTGCAAAGTTTCTCTTACATTCCACCATAATTAACAAGGTGAGAATCTTTGATGCAAACCATGAAATCTTACATGCTTTTGCCGATACCGGAATCGAGATAACCATAACAATACCTAATGACCAAATTCCAAATATAACCAATTTAACCTTAGCTCAACAATGGATCAAAACTAATGTCCAACCTTTTATCCCTTCAACCAACATTGTAAGAGTCCTAGTAGGAAATGAAGTCTTATCAACGGCTAACAAACTTCTTATTACTAGCCTTGTCCCTGCCATGCAAACCCTACACATTGCCCTTGTAAGTGCCTCATTAGACAGTTTTATAAAAGTGTCCACACCACATTCTTTAGGTATTTTGTCTAACTCAAGTCCACCATCTAGTGCTAGGTTTAGACAAGGCTATGATATACATGTATTGAAACCAATGCTTAGGTTTCTTAAAGATTCAAATTCACCTTTCATTGTTAACCCTTACCCCTTTTTTGCTTGTACTTCAAGCAACCTAGATTTTGTGGTTTTTCGTGCGAATTCGGGGTTTTTTGATGAATACACTAACCTAAAATACACCAATATGTTTGATGCACAACTTGATGCTGTTTATTCAGCAATGAAAGTTTTGGGCTTTGAGGATGTGGAAATTGTTATTGGCGAAACGGGATGGCCTTCGATGGGCGACTCGGACCAAATTGGTGTTGACACGAAGAGTGCTTCTGATTACAATGGGAATCTTATAAGGCACGTTACTTCTGGAGAAGGGACACCTCTCATGCCGAACCGGACTTTTGATACCTATGTTTTTGGTTTGTTTAATGAAAATCTAAAGCCCGGTCCATTATGCGAAAGAAATTTCGGGATTTTTTGGCCTAATATGAGTCTTGTCTATGATGTCCCTATAATGAGAAACAATGTAGATGTTGCTAACAATCATTCTAAAGCTTTATTGTCAATAATGATAGCTTTGAACTTCTTGATAGGTTTTTGGGCTTAA